Below is a genomic region from Thermochromatium tepidum ATCC 43061.
GCCGTCGAGCACGGCTTCGATCAGGCCGAACGGGTCCGGCGGATCCTCGCCCAGTCTGGACTGCGGGCGATCGAGACCCACCGCGATCTGGCCGGACTGGAGCGTGTCACGCTGGGCTATCGCTGAGCCTGTACCCGGACTCGGGCTGTCTCTGATCCGCCATGATCAAGGCCGCCCTCTCCCGGATCCAGCGCTCGACCCGGGCGTTGAGCGCATCGACACCAGAGTCACAGCGCATCGGCTCCCCGATGATCAACCGGATGCGCCCCGGCTTACGCAACAGCGAGCGCGCCGGCCAGCAGTCGCCGGCATTATGGACTACAGGCAGCACCCGCCGTCCGGACCGACACGCCAGCTGGGCACCGCCGGCATTAAAACGCCCGACCTGGCCCGGTGGCTGGCGCGTCCCCTCCGGATAGATGACCACGCTCATCCCCTGATCGAGTCGCCGCTTGCCCTCGCGCAACAGCGTCTTGAGGGCCTGGACCGGCTTGCCCCGATCGATGGCGATGGGTTCGAGCAGCGCCAACCCCCAGCCGAAGAACGGCACCCACAGGAGCTCGCGCTTGATGACCGTGGCCTGAGGGGAGACCAACAAATGGAGATAGAAGGTCTCCCACTCGCTCTGATGATTGGCCATGATCACCACAGGCTCATTGCGCGGCAGGTGCTCGCGTCCCTCGACCTCGACCTCGATGCCGTTGAGCCGACGCAATAGCCACATGGTCGCGCGCGTCCAGTGATTGACGAAATGATGGCGCTGCTCGCGCGTCTGAAAGGGCGCCAGCGCCAAACTCACCAAACTGTGCACAATGCCCATCAGGTTGTAGAGGATGAAAAACAACAGGCTTCGCAGCCAGATGCCCGGCGTGATATGGGTTTCTTTCATCATGCCCCCGAGGATAGAGAACTTCCAGGCGCAAAGTTTAAACCGCTTGATTATTTTGAATGCCGTATTAGCATGAGGAATCTATGGATATCAACGACGACGAGCGCATCAAGCATCGCGAGATCGTGTTTCATCGGATTCATCCGAATCCGCATCAAGCGCGAACGGCGGCGCTATTCCTAAGCGAGGTGGACGGCATCCTGCGTGCCGAGCCGGTCTCACCCTGTCTGCTGCGCGTCAGTTACGACGTCCTCAAGACTACCCTGCTCGAGATCGAAGAGGCGCTGACCGAACTGGGTCTGCACCTCGACACCAATCTGTTCAATCGTCTGCGTCGCGCCCTTCACCACTACACCGAAGAGACCCTGCGCGCCAACAGCGGTCTCGAACTCGATAAACTCAACTCAACCCAAAAGCTCTTCGCCAAGCGCTATGCACTGATCGAGCACGGCTGCCGCGACGAGCGCCCCGAGCACTGGCGACGCTATCTGTAGCCGCTCAAGCCCCCGAACCTGACGCCCGAGGTGCCTTCCGTGCCCGCAGTCGCCGACTGAGTGACCCCTCAGCGCGGCGTGCTTGCGAAAAACCTGCACGCCTTCGCAACTCGAAGACACGCAAGGACCTAGACTTCAATTGAAGTCAGTGCGCATAGTCATGGATTTCGAGGTTCGGAGAAATCGGATGAAGACGCTAGACATCTTAGGCGATAGACACCGAGCAGAACCCCTTTGGTCGGCCGAGAGCAGCGGGACGGACGACCGCCATGCCTACCCCATGGGCGCGCGCAAACCCGACCTGGAGATCCGGGCCTATTATCGTGGCCAACAGCGACGGATTTCGCTTGCGGACGTCATCTATTTGAGCGCCGATCAAAAATACGTGTGCGTGCATCATCGAGACGGTGTCCTGCTCGTCGACCATTCACTGTGCGCCTTCGAACACGACTTTCCGGAGCTCCTGCTGCGCATCCACCGCAATGCCTTGGTGATGCGCGCGCGTCTGATCGGGGTTGAACGGCAACCCGACGGCTCGACACGTGCACTCCTATCCGGCTGTGACGACAGACCGATCGTCAGCCGTCGTCATCTCAGAGCCGTGCGCGACTGGCTGCGCCAGAGGGCCAACCCGGGCCAATAGAGCGCCATCAGCAGGCCGATCCAGAGTGCAGCGAGCCAGCCGATGATCCCGTCATAGTCGCCGACCAGGAACGACAAGGGCGAGTCGTCGTTGACGTCGGTCAGACGGCGACTGGCCTGGATCACCAGCACCCAGCCGGCATGCAGACCGATACACCAGCCGATGTGCCCAGCGCGCTCGCGCACCAGGGCCAGCAGCAGCCCGGCCATAAACAGCGCCACCAGCGAATCCAGGTGCTGCCACTGGAATAGATCGATGAAGACATGGACGAACATCCGGAGCGCACCCAGCGCGTCTAAGGCCGCCGAATCGGGCAAGGCACCCGGTTTCATGAAATGCAGCACGGCATAGAGCGCGGCGCTCCAGATCATCGCCGCGCGGGCGCCGCCGTGCTCGCGGAGCGCCGCATAGAGGGCGCCACGGAAGAAGGTCTCCTCCAGCACCCCGATCAACACACCGCCGATCAGCGCCTGAACAATACGCAACGCCGTCTGCGACCAGGGGGCTGGGCTTGAATCGGGCAGACGGATCTCCAGTTCGAGCAGCGCCATCACCAACGCCACCAGGATCAGCACACCCAGCACCCAGCCGCCGAGGATCGCGCGCCTCAAGACCGGCCAGCTTGCCCCATAGCCAAGCGCCGAGCGCCGCGTAAGCCCCTGCCAACGCAGAAACGGCCAGAACCCAAGCAGGATCAACGACTGGGCGAGCCGCCCCATGACCCGATGCGGCTCGATCGTCATCCAACCCGTGGCCATCAGGGCCGGGGTAAGCAGCGCCGCTAACATCAGGCAGACGAGCAGATAGAGAAAAAAGCGGACGGATGGATGCACGCCGGTCATGGTCACGGGACGGACAAAAGACGCCGATGATGACGGCAGTTTCTCAGGCTACCAAGCCACAACCCCGTCGCTCAATCACCCGGCCTCAGACGCCGAAACAGCTCGCGCCGCGAGATCTCCTTCTGCATCGGGCAGTCGCGCCGCGCGGCCTCCATGTTCGCGTCGCGCACGCGGATGACCTCGCCCCAATGCTCGAAGACGGCGTCAGCATCGCGGTAGGGTTCCATGTTCAGACAGAGTGGTTGCAGCAGATAGTGACCGAGCGGCTCCTGATAGCCGAGATGGGCCTGTTGCGACTGGCCGAACAGTTCAAAGCGCAGACACGGCCCCAGGACCAGATACTCGGCGTTCGCGCGCTCGGCCGCCGACCAGCCCTCGGGCAGCGCGAGCGCTGGCACACGATCGGGGAAGAACAGCCGCGCCAACATCCAGGGCGTCAGCAGCAACAGCACGCGCCAGTCCTCGACGCGACGCAGGGCACGCACCTCGATCGGTAGGGCCAGGTTGAGCATGGGATCGCCGGCCAGGGTCTCGGTGAGGAGACGCTCATGGACGGCGATCACCGCCGCGATCAGCGCCTGGTCTTCGGCCAGCCCTTCGGGACAGAGGCACCACCCGGCTTCAGGCGTCATCCGAGTCCTCCGAGGCCTGAGCTTCAGACTTTGGACAGAGTCGCCCCAAACAGGCGCCGAGCGCGCGATACAGGGCCAGACGCGCCTGTGACTGGAGATCCCTGGCAAGGCGCGGCAGCCAGCGGCACAGATGCGCCTCCCAGAGCTCGGCGGCGAGCGTATCGGCCAGACCCTCAGCCGAGCCCACATCCAACAGATAGGCCGCGAACTCCAGTTGGGCCCCCAGATAGTCGGGCGGCACCTCGCCTGAGTCCAGGCCGGCGCGCCGATAGAGCCCCTGGAGCTCTTGCAGCACCGTGCCGCCCAGGGTGCCCTGACGATGGGCCGATTCGAAGGGCGGACAGGGCGTCTTGGGATAGCCGCTGACGAACAATCGGGTATGCTCGGCCTGCCAGTGCTCCAGCGGCAAGGCGTCCAGCTCGGCGATGGGTTCTAAGAGCCAGGGCTCAAGCTCAGCGAGCTCGCGCAGGGCCTCCAGGGCACCCGTCTCCGGCATGGCCAGCAGCAGGGCCAGTCGGCGTAGATGGCTCGGGTCGGGTTTGGCCATCATGGGTGGGTTGTCGCGCGCCTCACCAGGGATAGGCATAGACCCCGGCATACATGAAGTAATGACGCAACAGATAGCCGCCGGCCAGCACCAGCACCGAGGCGGTCAGGATCGGCACCCGGCTGCCCCAGCCGCGTATCACGCCCTTGAGTTCGAGCAGGAAGGGCACGACCAGACCGAAGCCGATGAAGCCGACCAGCCAGCCGTAGTCGTTCCACAGCAACTCCAACGAGCGCACCGCCGACTCCGAGCCGTTCTTGAGGTACTGGTAGAGCGAGAACAGGATCACCAGCTCGGCGGCGATCAGCACCAGGTCGATGCGCTCATAGAGCACTCGCACATGCTCATCGGCCTGATCCTTGAGCAGGGTGTACATCAGGACCAACAAAAAGGCCATGGCGGTCGAGAAGGCCGAGACCGTAAACAGCAGGGGCACCGCCGGGTTGTGCCAGAGCGCGACCGCCGGGAAGGATTGCAGCAGCAGGCCCGTGTAGACCGCCACGCCCACCCCGTTGACGACCGCCAGCCAGCCGACGCTGTAATGGAATCGCTGCACCAGCCTGGCGGTACCGATGACGAACGGCTTCTCGATCAGGTCGCGAAGCACGGGCATCCGCTGCGCCAACTGGGTCTCGCGCACATAGGGCAGGGCATAGAGCACGCCCCAGACCATCATCCAGATGATGAACTGGGTGCCCCAGGCGATCCAGGCACTCGATTGATTGAACATCGCCATCGGATTGAGCACGGTCAGGACGGCCGTCTTGTCGAGCAGATGACCGAACAGCATCAGCGAGCCGAGCGCCAAGAGCACTACGCCCGCGCCTGCTCCCCAGATCACGAGATGGCGGTTGGGCTTGAGATACATATCGGTGAGGAAGGTCACCGCCAGGGTCGCCGCACCCAGACCGCCGAAGTAGAGATAGATGGCAAGCCACCAGGTCCAGAGGTCCTGGGTCGCATAGGTCATGTTGACGTCCATCGCGTTAGCCCCTCCAGCGGATATCGTCGATGTAATAGACATTGGGTCGGGTGCCGATGTGCGGCATCAGGGGCCGGGCGGCACCGCTGGCGACGATCTGGGCGATCGGGTCTTCTGGATCGTCGAGATCGCCGAACAGACGCGAAGACCCGACACAGGTCTCGACACAGGCCGGCTTGCGCCCCTGCTCGACCAGGTGATCGCAGAAGGAACACTTGTCCATGCTCGGACTAGTGCGCCGATAGTCCGATCCATAGAACTCGCGTCCCAGGCGCATGTCGCGTTTGGTGATGGGCACCCGCGCGTGATAGGGACAGGCCATGGCACAGGCCCCGCAGCCCATGCACAGGTCCTGATCGACAAAGACGATGCCGTTGGCCTTCTTTTGGGTCGCCCCGGTCGGGCAGACCGTCATACAGGGCGGGTTGTCGCAGTGATTGCACAGTCGCGGGAAGAAGCGCCGGTGCACGTCCGAGCCGACGCCGATCTCCTTGTCGTGCACATAGGTGCGCCATTTTTTCTTGTCCCAGACCGGGGTCTGGTTCTCCATCGCGCAGGCGGCCATGCAGGCATTGCAACCGACACAGGTATTGAGGTCGATGACCATTGCATAGTGAGTCATGGATCAGATCCTCCCTCAGGCCCGGCTGACGCGGACGGTGAACTCTTGCGAACGGAAGCCCGCGACCACCGGCTCGACCTGATAGGGGACGAGCTTGCTGGTGGCGGTGCCGTCGCCGTGGGTGCGCGACAGGGCCGGGTTCTCGACGCCAAACGAGCTATAGACGAAGACGACCTCTGGATGGACCAGGCGCGTCACATAGGCGTGCCCTGTGGTCTGCTGGCCGGACTGGGTGTTGGTGATCCGGATCGGGTCGCCCATGGCGATCCCCAGCCGCGCGGCGCGTTCGGGGTGGATCCAGACCCCCTTGTAGACGTCGTGTTTGAATTCGTTGATCGCGGCGAGCACCGGGTTGTTGCTGTTGGTCGAGGCGTGCGAGACGGTCGGGGTCTTGCCATAGGTGAAATAGAACTCGTCCTTGGCCAGGGGCGCGGCGACCTCGCGCGGCGAGCCGGAACGGAGCTGGATCGGGACATTGCCGGCCAGCACATTGAAGTTGGGCGCGGTATGACCCTCGTCGCGCAATTTCCGCATCAGGGGGGAGAAGAACTCGACCCGTCCGCTCTCGGTGGGTACCGGCATCCGCCAGGGCATGGCGTGCTCTTCGAGGATCTGTTCGCGGTCGAGCTCGTGATAGATGCCCTTGGCGCGCAGGACACGGTCGATGTGCTCGGGCGTCACCCCAAGCCGTTCGGCGGCCTGAGCGAAGGCGACCTCGCGACAGGCGAGCTGATAGGCGCCTTTCTTTAGCCTCTGGCGATTGCGTTCGAGCGCGGCCTTGACCGGCGCAGCCTTGAGCCCCGTCAGCTTCTCGACCCAGTCATGGAAGGTCTCTGTGTTGCCCGAGATGATCTCGGTCATCTTAAGCAGGATGTCGGCCGTCTCCTCGGTGTCGTAGAGCGGCGGGATGGCAGCATAGCGGGTGGTCAGGGCCAGGTCGTGATTGACGCCATTGCCATAGAGGGTCGGTTCATCGCGCTCCAGATAGGTGGTATTGGGCAGGATGACATCGGCATAGAGCGCCGTATCCGAGGGCAGGACATCGATCAAGACCACCAGCTCGACGTTGGCGTGGCTCAGGATCTCCTTCCAGCGGGTATCGGGGTAATAGTGACGCACCGGATTGGAGGCGTTGATCAGGAAGGCGCGGGTCAGATAGGGCTCACCGTTGAACTGAACGCGCCCCTCGACCGATTCGCGCAGTCCGGACTCGGTCATCACCGGCAGGGCGACGTTGAAGTGCCCAGCGGCCTTCTCCTGCGCATTCCACACCCAGGTCCAGCCGGGGCGACCATGTGAGAAGTTCTCACCCTTGGAGAGGGCGCCGATCACCATCTTGGCAAAGGCCATCCCCGGGAGCGTGGCCAGCGGCGAGCCCATCTCATAGCCGTGCTCCATGGCCTCGTACAGGCGTGCGGCCTTGTGATGGACCTCGCCCGAGTTGATCCAGCCGCCGACGCGATCGATGCCGCCGATAAGGGCCTGGATCATGGCCTGGACGCGACGCGCCATCATGATGTTGCTGTAGCGCGCCCCATGCCAGCCTGGATCGATGATCGCCGGGCGTGTGGTGCCAAACTCATGGGCGATGCGCTCGATGACCTCGGGGGCGATGCCGGTGATGTCAGCGGCCCATTTGGTGGTGTAGGGCTGAAGCTCCTCGAGCTGGGCCTCGAACACCGTCATCACCGCCCGTCCGTCGAGTGTGAACTCCTTGGACGTTCTGAGCGCCGGGGTGAAGGCGTTGCCTTCGATATCGATCGTATTGTCGTTACCGAAGGCGGGGACCGCGCGCACCTCGTCGCGGCCCTCGACCCGCACCTGGGGGCGGCCCTGGGCGTCGGTCAGCAGTCGCAGCTCGCCGGACTCGTCGCGATAGGCGAGGAAGGGCATGTTGGTGTGTTTGCGCAGGAAGCTGGCGTCGTACAGTCCCTCCTCCATCAGGATCCGCATCATCGCCAAGAGGAACGGCAGGTCGGTGCCAGGCCGGATCTGGATCCATTCATCGGCCTTGGCCGCGGTCTCGGAGCGGCGCGGGTCGAGCGCGACGATCTTGGCCCCCTTCTTGCGCCCCTGGGCGAAGCGCACCATGCGGCAGGTCGAGACCGCGCCGATCGAGGCGTTGTTGCCCATAAAGAGGATGTACTTGGCGTTGTCGAAGTCCGGCAGCATCTCGTCGTGGATGTTGAAATTGCCGGTGACGAGATCCGTGCCAAGGTGACCAGTGGTGACACAGTGCTGCATCGGCGAGGCGACGATGTTAGGGACCTCGTTGGCCATGGCGAAGGGCACCGCCCAGTTCATATAGAACACGCACGAGGTCCAGCCGCCGACCATGGTCCACTCCCAGGGCTGGATCGCGGTGGCCTTGGTCTTCTCGGCGATATAGGCATAGGCCTCCTCCCAGCTCGCGGCCCGAAAGGCGTATTCGCCGCGCTTGGAGCCCTTGACCCGGATCAGCGGCGTTTTTAGCCGGTCGGTGTCATAGGTCTGGCGCAACCCGGCCTGACCGCGGGCGCAGATCTTGCCGCGGTTGAGGGTTGAATGCGGGTTGCCGTCGAGCTTGACGACCCGCCTCTCGCCGTGGCGGGTGTGGGTCGTGACCCTGAGGTTGCACAGCGAAGAGCAGAAGTTGCAGATGCTGTAGGAGATCTCTTCGATCGTTTCGTCCTTGGCGGTGGCGGTCTTGACGAACTGGGTGGCGGGCGACAGCAGGGTCAGACCGGCTGCGCCATAGCCTGTGGTTTTGAGAAAGGCGCGGCGTGAGAGGCGTGGAATGCTCCAGGCCATGTGGATGTCCTCCGAGGTGGTCGAACGGAATCCCGGGTCTTGGCCGCGGGATTTGGGTGTCTTAGTGCCTGACAAGCCGGCGAGCTTGGGCCTGCGATCAACATTAAGACAAGCGCCTGTGCCGGGTCCATCGGAAGATTCGGATTGATTGATATGGGTCAATTGCGGGGCATTGACCGGATGCGCCGCCACACTGGATACTCAGGGCTCATAGCCCAGCACCGGCGCCAGCCAGCGCTCGGCCTCATCCAGGGTCCAACCCTTGCGCTGGGCATAGTCCTCGACCTGATCGCGCTGGATGCGCCCCACACCGAAATAGCGCGCCTCGGGGTGGGCGAAGTACCAGCCCGAGACTGACGCCGCCGGCAGCATGGCAAAGTTTTCGGTGAGGATAAGACCGATGCGCCGGTCGGGTTCGAGCAGCCTCCAGAGCGTCCCCTTCTCGGTGTGATCCGGGCAGGCGGCATAGCCGGGCGCTGGTCGGATGCCCCGATAATGCTCGGCAATGAGCTCTTCGTTGCTGAGCTGCTCATCCGTCGCATAGCCCCAATAGCGGGTGCGCACCAGTTGGTGCAGCCGCTCGGCGAATGATTCGGCCAGCCGGTCGGCGAGCGCCTTGAGCAGGATCGCGCTGTAGTCATCCTGATCGGCCACGAACCGCGCCAGAGGCCCCTCGATCCCCACCCCCGCCGTGACGGCAAAGGCCCCGATCCAGTCAGGGCGTCCGCACTCGGCTGGGGCGATGAAGTCGGAGAGACAGAAATTGGCCTGTTGGCGTCCGCCAGCGCGTGGCATCTGCTGGCGCAGGTGGTGCAGGGTCGCGAGCCGCTGGGTGCGCGCCGCGTCGGCATAGAGTGCGATGTCGTCGTCCCCGATCCCATTGGCGGGAAAGAAACCAAACACCGCGCGTGCCTGGAGCCAGCGCTCGGCCACCAGCCGTTCCAGAAATACCTGGGCCTCGGCATAGAGCATGCGCGCCTCCTCGCCGATCACTGGGTCGTCGAGGATGTCCGGGAAGCGGCTGTGTGCCAGCTCCCAGGCGCGAAAGAAGGGGAGCCAGTCGATGGTGTGCACCAGGTCGTCGAGCGGAAAATCAGCGAGCGTGGCGATCACCGTCTCGCCGGCGCGCTCCAGCGCGAGCGACCAGGGGGCCGTCTCGCTGAACTCAGGGTCGAGCAGTGCCGGTCGCGGCGGCTCATAGCCCGCCCAGTCGAGCGCCGGGCGATTGGCACGCGCCTCCAGGATCGACACCGACTTACGGGTCGCCGCACGCCCATCGCGCTCGGCGCGCAGGCGCTCGTACTCCTCGGCAATGGCGGCCACATAGCCTGGGCGCTGGGTCTCGCTCAGCAGGTTGGAGACCACGCCCACGGCCCGTGAGGCATCCGGCACATAGATGACCGGGGCCGTGCGCTGGGGGGCGATCTTGAGGGCAGTGTGCAGTTTGGAGGTGGTGGCACCGCCGATCAGCAGCGGCAGCTCAAGCCCCTGACGCTGCATCTCCTTGGCCACGTGCACCATCTCGTCGAGCGAGGGCGTGATCAGACCCGAGAGCCCGATCACATCGGCACCGACCGCGCGCGCACGCTGGAGGATGGTCTCGGCCGGCACCATGACCCCGAGGTCGATGACCTCATAGCCATTGCACTGCAAGACCACGGCGACGATGTTCTTGCCGATGTCGTGGACGTCGCCCTTGACCGTGGCGATCAGGAACTTGCCGTTGCTGCTCGCCTCGGCGCCGCCCTCGGCCTGCTCGGCCTCCAGGAAGGGCTGGAGATAGGCCACCGCCTTCTTCATCACCCGCGCCGATTTCACCACCTGCGGCAGGAACATCTTGCCCGCACCGAACAGGTCGCCGACGAGGTCCATGCCCTGCATCAGCGGGCCCTCGATCACCGCCAGCGGGCGCCCGAGGGTCTGACGCGCGGCCTCGGTGTCCTCATCGATGAAGTCGGCGATACCCTTGACCAGCGCGTGCTCAAGCCGTTTCTCGACCGGCCAGGTGCGCCATTCCAGATCGGACCTGTTCTCAGGTCCAGCGCCTTCACCCTGGTACCTCGGGGCCAGCTCGAGCAGGCGCTCGGTGGCGTCCGGACGGCGGTTTAAGATCACATCCTCGACCGCATCGCGCAGCTCCTCGGGTAGCTCGTCATAGATGGCAAGCTGGCCGGCATTGACGATCCCCATATCCATCCCGGCCCGGATGGCGTGATAGAGGAAGACGGCATGGAGCGCCTGGCGCACCGGTTCGTTGCCGCGAAAGGAGAAGGAGACATTGGACACCCCCCCCGAGACCAGGGCATGCGGCAGGGTGCGTTTGATCTCGCGCGTGGCCTCGATGAAATCGACCGCGTAGTGGTCGTGTTCCTCGATGCCGGTGGCCACGGCAAAGATGTTGGGGTCGAAGATGATGTCCTCGGGCGGGAAGCCAACCCGCTCGGTCAGCAGCCGGTAGGCCCGGGTACAGATCTCGACCTTGCGCGCCTGGGTGTCGGCCTGGCCCTGCTCGTCGAAGGCCATGACGATGACCGCTGCACCATAGCGCCGACACAGCCGCGCCTGGTCGATGAACCTTTGCTCACCCTCCTTGAGTGAGATCGAGTTGACGATCGGCTTGCCCTGGACGCATTTGAGTCCGGTCTCGATCACCTCCCACTTGGAGGAATCGATCATCACCGGCACCCGGGCGATCTCGGGCTCGGCGGCGATCAGGTTCAGGAACCGGCGCATCGCTGCCACGGCGTCGAGCAGGCCCTCGTCCATGTTCACATCGATGATCTGGGCGCCGTTGTCGACCTGCTCCTGGGCGATGCTGAGCGCCGTGTCGTAATCGCCCTCCTTGATCAGGCGCCGAAACCGCGCCGAACCCGTGACATTGGTCCGCTCGCCGACATTGACGAACAGGGTGTCTGGGCCGATGTTCAGCGGTTCCAGACCCGCCAGTCGGCAGGCGGGCTCGATGGTCGGCCGCACGCGCGGGGGCAGGCCCGCCACGGCCTCGGCGATGGCGCGGATATGATCCGGCGTGGTGCCACAGCAACCGCCAACGATGTTGAGGAACCCCGCGCGCGCCCACTCGGCGATCTCGGTCGCCATCACCTCGGGTCCGAGGTCATAACCGCCGAGCGCGTTCGGCAGACCGGCGTTGGGATGGGCCGAGACATGAAACTCACTGATCCGGGCCAGCTCCTCGACATACTGGCGCAGCTCGAAGGGGCCAAGGGCGCAGTTGAGCCCCACGCTGAGGGGCTCGGCATGGCGCAGTGAGTTGTAGAAGGCCTCGGTGGTCTGACCGGTCAGGGTCCGACCCGATTGATCGGTGATGGTGCCCGAGAGCATGATCGGGCGCTCGACCCCGTCCTCGTCGAACACCTGCTTGACCGCAAAGATCGCCGCCTTGGCGTTCA
It encodes:
- the nrfD gene encoding NrfD/PsrC family molybdoenzyme membrane anchor subunit produces the protein MDVNMTYATQDLWTWWLAIYLYFGGLGAATLAVTFLTDMYLKPNRHLVIWGAGAGVVLLALGSLMLFGHLLDKTAVLTVLNPMAMFNQSSAWIAWGTQFIIWMMVWGVLYALPYVRETQLAQRMPVLRDLIEKPFVIGTARLVQRFHYSVGWLAVVNGVGVAVYTGLLLQSFPAVALWHNPAVPLLFTVSAFSTAMAFLLVLMYTLLKDQADEHVRVLYERIDLVLIAAELVILFSLYQYLKNGSESAVRSLELLWNDYGWLVGFIGFGLVVPFLLELKGVIRGWGSRVPILTASVLVLAGGYLLRHYFMYAGVYAYPW
- a CDS encoding lysophospholipid acyltransferase family protein; translated protein: MKETHITPGIWLRSLLFFILYNLMGIVHSLVSLALAPFQTREQRHHFVNHWTRATMWLLRRLNGIEVEVEGREHLPRNEPVVIMANHQSEWETFYLHLLVSPQATVIKRELLWVPFFGWGLALLEPIAIDRGKPVQALKTLLREGKRRLDQGMSVVIYPEGTRQPPGQVGRFNAGGAQLACRSGRRVLPVVHNAGDCWPARSLLRKPGRIRLIIGEPMRCDSGVDALNARVERWIRERAALIMADQRQPESGYRLSDSPA
- a CDS encoding CPBP family intramembrane glutamic endopeptidase — encoded protein: MHPSVRFFLYLLVCLMLAALLTPALMATGWMTIEPHRVMGRLAQSLILLGFWPFLRWQGLTRRSALGYGASWPVLRRAILGGWVLGVLILVALVMALLELEIRLPDSSPAPWSQTALRIVQALIGGVLIGVLEETFFRGALYAALREHGGARAAMIWSAALYAVLHFMKPGALPDSAALDALGALRMFVHVFIDLFQWQHLDSLVALFMAGLLLALVRERAGHIGWCIGLHAGWVLVIQASRRLTDVNDDSPLSFLVGDYDGIIGWLAALWIGLLMALYWPGLALWRSQSRTALR
- a CDS encoding TorD/DmsD family molecular chaperone, encoding MPIPGEARDNPPMMAKPDPSHLRRLALLLAMPETGALEALRELAELEPWLLEPIAELDALPLEHWQAEHTRLFVSGYPKTPCPPFESAHRQGTLGGTVLQELQGLYRRAGLDSGEVPPDYLGAQLEFAAYLLDVGSAEGLADTLAAELWEAHLCRWLPRLARDLQSQARLALYRALGACLGRLCPKSEAQASEDSDDA
- a CDS encoding molybdopterin-dependent oxidoreductase; amino-acid sequence: MAWSIPRLSRRAFLKTTGYGAAGLTLLSPATQFVKTATAKDETIEEISYSICNFCSSLCNLRVTTHTRHGERRVVKLDGNPHSTLNRGKICARGQAGLRQTYDTDRLKTPLIRVKGSKRGEYAFRAASWEEAYAYIAEKTKATAIQPWEWTMVGGWTSCVFYMNWAVPFAMANEVPNIVASPMQHCVTTGHLGTDLVTGNFNIHDEMLPDFDNAKYILFMGNNASIGAVSTCRMVRFAQGRKKGAKIVALDPRRSETAAKADEWIQIRPGTDLPFLLAMMRILMEEGLYDASFLRKHTNMPFLAYRDESGELRLLTDAQGRPQVRVEGRDEVRAVPAFGNDNTIDIEGNAFTPALRTSKEFTLDGRAVMTVFEAQLEELQPYTTKWAADITGIAPEVIERIAHEFGTTRPAIIDPGWHGARYSNIMMARRVQAMIQALIGGIDRVGGWINSGEVHHKAARLYEAMEHGYEMGSPLATLPGMAFAKMVIGALSKGENFSHGRPGWTWVWNAQEKAAGHFNVALPVMTESGLRESVEGRVQFNGEPYLTRAFLINASNPVRHYYPDTRWKEILSHANVELVVLIDVLPSDTALYADVILPNTTYLERDEPTLYGNGVNHDLALTTRYAAIPPLYDTEETADILLKMTEIISGNTETFHDWVEKLTGLKAAPVKAALERNRQRLKKGAYQLACREVAFAQAAERLGVTPEHIDRVLRAKGIYHELDREQILEEHAMPWRMPVPTESGRVEFFSPLMRKLRDEGHTAPNFNVLAGNVPIQLRSGSPREVAAPLAKDEFYFTYGKTPTVSHASTNSNNPVLAAINEFKHDVYKGVWIHPERAARLGIAMGDPIRITNTQSGQQTTGHAYVTRLVHPEVVFVYSSFGVENPALSRTHGDGTATSKLVPYQVEPVVAGFRSQEFTVRVSRA
- a CDS encoding 4Fe-4S dicluster domain-containing protein, giving the protein MTHYAMVIDLNTCVGCNACMAACAMENQTPVWDKKKWRTYVHDKEIGVGSDVHRRFFPRLCNHCDNPPCMTVCPTGATQKKANGIVFVDQDLCMGCGACAMACPYHARVPITKRDMRLGREFYGSDYRRTSPSMDKCSFCDHLVEQGRKPACVETCVGSSRLFGDLDDPEDPIAQIVASGAARPLMPHIGTRPNVYYIDDIRWRG
- a CDS encoding LytTR family DNA-binding domain-containing protein, with the translated sequence MKTLDILGDRHRAEPLWSAESSGTDDRHAYPMGARKPDLEIRAYYRGQQRRISLADVIYLSADQKYVCVHHRDGVLLVDHSLCAFEHDFPELLLRIHRNALVMRARLIGVERQPDGSTRALLSGCDDRPIVSRRHLRAVRDWLRQRANPGQ
- the hybE gene encoding [NiFe]-hydrogenase assembly chaperone HybE, whose translation is MTPEAGWCLCPEGLAEDQALIAAVIAVHERLLTETLAGDPMLNLALPIEVRALRRVEDWRVLLLLTPWMLARLFFPDRVPALALPEGWSAAERANAEYLVLGPCLRFELFGQSQQAHLGYQEPLGHYLLQPLCLNMEPYRDADAVFEHWGEVIRVRDANMEAARRDCPMQKEISRRELFRRLRPGD